The following proteins are co-located in the Halococcus salsus genome:
- a CDS encoding DsrE family protein: MNVVFHHSNDDPELHDRVTNNVANLLDDATVETDEVTLVANSGGLQLLVADSPQREAVETLQERGVVFKQCRNTFAGTEVGEADLIDGVEVVPSGVGELARLQEAGYTYLKP, from the coding sequence GTGAACGTGGTCTTCCACCACTCGAACGACGACCCCGAGCTGCACGACCGCGTGACGAACAACGTCGCGAACCTCCTCGACGACGCCACGGTCGAGACGGACGAGGTCACACTGGTCGCCAACAGCGGCGGGCTCCAGTTGCTCGTCGCGGACTCGCCACAGCGCGAGGCGGTCGAAACCCTCCAAGAACGCGGTGTCGTCTTCAAGCAGTGTCGGAACACCTTCGCGGGAACCGAGGTCGGGGAGGCCGACCTCATCGACGGCGTCGAGGTGGTTCCCTCGGGCGTCGGCGAGCTCGCGCGCCTCCAGGAAGCGGGCTACACCTACCTCAAGCCCTGA
- the upp gene encoding uracil phosphoribosyltransferase: MPIVERDSASLITHALARDTLSRLRSVETEQVAFRKGLVKLGRICGYEVIDGAMETEYVSITTPLEETTGERVKGLDDVVIINVLRAATPFVEGLLKAFPRAKQGVISAGRDESAGMNDEGEFPITIDYTKLPEITEKDTVIVADPMLATGSTMCTVLDHVLSDADPERLIVLSAVSAPPGLLRVGDAYPEADLLTVSIDDHLDENGFIVPGLGDAGDRAFRTK, translated from the coding sequence ATGCCCATCGTCGAACGCGACTCCGCCTCGCTCATTACCCACGCGCTCGCGCGCGACACGCTCTCGCGCCTCCGGAGCGTCGAAACCGAACAGGTCGCCTTCCGCAAAGGATTGGTGAAACTCGGCCGGATCTGTGGCTACGAAGTCATCGACGGCGCGATGGAGACCGAGTACGTCTCGATCACCACACCCCTCGAAGAGACCACCGGCGAGCGCGTGAAGGGTCTCGACGACGTCGTGATCATCAACGTCCTCCGGGCGGCGACGCCGTTCGTCGAGGGCCTGCTGAAGGCGTTCCCGCGGGCGAAACAGGGCGTGATCTCCGCCGGTCGCGACGAAAGTGCCGGAATGAACGACGAGGGCGAGTTCCCGATCACCATCGACTACACCAAGCTCCCCGAGATCACCGAGAAGGACACCGTGATCGTCGCCGACCCGATGCTCGCCACGGGTTCGACGATGTGTACGGTCCTCGACCACGTCCTCTCCGACGCCGACCCCGAGCGCCTCATCGTGCTCTCGGCGGTCAGCGCACCGCCGGGCCTCCTCCGAGTGGGGGACGCCTACCCCGAGGCCGACCTCCTGACGGTGAGCATCGACGACCACCTCGACGAGAACGGGTTCATCGTTCCCGGCCTCGGCGACGCCGGCGACCGCGCCTTCCGCACCAAGTAA